In Neisseria brasiliensis, the following proteins share a genomic window:
- a CDS encoding recombinase family protein, with protein MSKIALYIRLSVEDMIKTDESESIINQRAYLNDYLDKNEEFKNFTREEYVDDGYSGTNENRPAFQRMLEDVKKNNIQTIIVKDLSRFMRDYITLGDYLENIFPFLGVRFIAINDGYDSNKEKGNGTDLDIQFKGLLYDFYTKDISEKVKSSMTTLKKQGKFLAWSPPLGYMKDPNDRHKIIVDEETAWIVKKIFKLALDGISSRNIAKILNEEKIPTPSKRKSELTNLDFEYSIIRTEKKPRPTWTNGNVIDVLANENYTGTYTFNMQDKSVLNPSSFKFKPKEEWGRVENNHEAIISREDFEKVQKIKEKNLFMKGKNTDYEWRKKSPLQGFAKCPTCNHILGCTQSKRKRQDGSIRVHTYFTCRICKCNNVKHKNSRAGSLEEQVFEAIKEKYGIEDPIKDEKIKVKPLEKSIEDLEAKKMQNFEKYKLGKMNRQKFIDSKNSIDEEIQAIKEKIQKAKEEKEVIDNTKLTRELMEKYIDSVICEGNEVLNIIWK; from the coding sequence ATGAGTAAGATTGCTCTTTATATTAGATTATCCGTTGAAGATATGATAAAGACTGATGAGAGTGAAAGTATCATAAACCAAAGAGCATATCTAAACGATTATCTCGACAAGAATGAAGAATTTAAAAACTTCACAAGAGAAGAATATGTTGATGATGGATATTCTGGAACAAATGAAAATAGACCAGCCTTTCAAAGAATGCTCGAAGATGTAAAGAAAAATAATATTCAGACGATAATTGTAAAAGACTTGTCCAGATTTATGAGAGATTATATAACACTTGGAGATTATCTTGAAAATATATTTCCATTCCTTGGAGTAAGATTTATTGCCATAAATGATGGCTATGATAGTAACAAAGAAAAAGGAAATGGAACAGATTTAGATATTCAATTCAAGGGATTATTATATGATTTCTACACAAAAGATATTTCTGAAAAGGTAAAATCATCTATGACTACACTTAAAAAACAAGGAAAGTTTTTAGCTTGGAGTCCACCTTTAGGATATATGAAAGATCCTAATGATAGACATAAAATCATAGTTGATGAAGAAACAGCTTGGATAGTAAAGAAGATTTTTAAACTTGCACTTGATGGTATATCTTCAAGAAATATAGCTAAGATATTAAATGAAGAAAAAATTCCAACACCATCAAAAAGAAAGAGCGAATTAACAAATCTTGATTTCGAATATTCAATAATCAGAACTGAGAAAAAACCTAGACCAACTTGGACTAATGGCAATGTAATAGATGTATTAGCAAATGAAAATTATACTGGAACTTATACTTTCAATATGCAAGATAAGTCAGTATTAAATCCGTCTTCTTTTAAATTCAAACCAAAAGAAGAATGGGGAAGAGTTGAGAATAATCATGAAGCTATTATTTCTAGAGAAGACTTTGAAAAAGTTCAGAAGATTAAAGAGAAGAACCTATTTATGAAAGGTAAAAATACCGATTATGAATGGAGAAAGAAATCTCCACTACAAGGTTTTGCAAAATGTCCAACTTGCAATCACATTTTAGGATGTACTCAATCAAAAAGAAAACGACAAGATGGAAGCATAAGAGTTCACACATATTTTACTTGTAGGATATGTAAGTGTAATAATGTAAAACACAAAAATTCAAGAGCAGGAAGCCTTGAAGAGCAGGTATTTGAAGCAATAAAAGAAAAATATGGTATAGAAGATCCAATCAAGGATGAAAAAATAAAAGTTAAACCTTTGGAAAAATCTATCGAAGATCTTGAAGCTAAGAAAATGCAGAATTTTGAGAAGTATAAATTAGGTAAGATGAATAGACAAAAATTCATTGACTCTAAAAATTCGATAGATGAAGAAATACAAGCAATAAAAGAAAAAATACAAAAAGCAAAAGAAGAAAAAGAAGTAATAGACAACACTAAACTTACCAGAGAATTGATGGAGAAATATATAGACTCAGTAATCTGCGAAGGAAACGAAGTGTTGAACATAATATGGAAGTAG
- a CDS encoding restriction endonuclease: protein MELKFEQLDYQHEAVNAVVHLFQGEPNQEQTFALQSDFSPVVGNRRVLPLDEIGKNLNEVQHNFSLPETQIGEHGLNFSVEMETGTGKTYVYLRTIFELNRQYGWRKFVIVVPSVPIREGVLQSIRAMTAHFQTAFDGVHFTHSVYSSDRLNRLRSFATGTHIDVLIMNIDAFNKKDNVINTPNESGEAPILQISQTRPIVIVDEPQNMETDLAKQAIDSLNPLFVLRYSATHKNPYHKIYSLNPVQAYNKKLVKQIEVEPVLAKNDVNGAYVVLKEFVAGKKKLTAKVELHVQDKKETKKKTVSVKKDDDLFDKSGGNESYRHGFIVNSLDAESGEMALSNGQIITLGEDDDLIRDEIMKKQMECTIQEHLKKEKRLNPKGIKVLSLFFIDKVANYRENGKFARWFAEIYERETGESADGVHDGYFSQDKGKDKDTNGSSKADEATYDLIMKDKEKLLSFDSKLRFIFSHSALKEGWDNPNVFQICTLNETRSPIKKRQEIGRGLRLAVNQQGERVRDDGVNILTVIPNESYESFAANLQKEYEDECGIQFGNGGAKKASDRTRQTYRKGFTLDPEFLAIWQKLCCKTYYKVMFEREDLIQAAFESVRKMPPIQKTQLVVQKAKINQTQTDGIWGEEIDSQNHALENDWEMPDVLHEIQRKTQLTRQTIFEIIQKSERIDELANNPQRFIDLVSEKILLALHSLMIDGIQYFRQPEKDETAYTQSLARWCDLEENGAEFFKNEHTFAIGNADKTIFSDYISLDSGTENTFARQCESHEDVRLYFKLPGWFKIPTPIGHHNPDWAIVMNHHDKVYFVAETKNTGKGIQDGVDLDKLYLKEQQKIACAKKHFAVFDGVNYRVVEKLSEL from the coding sequence ATGGAATTGAAATTTGAACAATTAGATTATCAGCACGAAGCCGTTAACGCAGTCGTGCATTTGTTTCAGGGCGAACCCAATCAGGAGCAAACCTTTGCTTTGCAATCGGATTTTTCGCCCGTTGTGGGCAATCGGCGCGTTTTGCCGTTAGACGAAATCGGCAAAAATTTAAACGAAGTGCAACACAATTTCAGCCTGCCTGAAACGCAAATCGGCGAACACGGCTTGAATTTTTCCGTAGAAATGGAAACGGGAACGGGCAAAACTTATGTGTATTTGCGGACAATTTTTGAATTGAACCGCCAATATGGTTGGCGGAAATTTGTGATTGTCGTGCCGAGTGTGCCGATTCGTGAAGGCGTGTTGCAAAGCATTCGCGCGATGACGGCACATTTTCAGACGGCCTTTGACGGCGTGCATTTCACCCATTCGGTGTACAGCAGCGACCGTTTGAACCGTTTGCGCAGCTTTGCCACCGGCACGCATATTGATGTTTTGATTATGAATATTGACGCATTCAATAAAAAAGACAATGTGATTAATACTCCTAATGAAAGTGGAGAAGCCCCCATTTTGCAAATCAGCCAAACCCGGCCGATTGTGATTGTGGACGAACCGCAAAATATGGAAACCGATTTGGCAAAACAAGCGATTGATTCGTTAAACCCTTTGTTTGTGCTGCGTTATTCCGCCACGCATAAAAATCCGTATCACAAAATTTACAGCTTAAATCCCGTGCAGGCCTATAACAAAAAATTGGTGAAGCAGATTGAAGTGGAACCTGTGTTGGCAAAAAATGATGTCAATGGTGCGTATGTGGTATTGAAAGAATTTGTGGCGGGCAAGAAGAAATTAACCGCCAAAGTGGAACTTCATGTTCAGGATAAAAAAGAAACCAAGAAAAAAACGGTTAGCGTTAAGAAGGACGATGATTTGTTTGATAAATCAGGCGGTAATGAAAGTTATCGGCACGGTTTTATTGTCAATAGTTTAGATGCGGAATCGGGCGAAATGGCATTATCAAACGGCCAAATCATCACGTTGGGCGAAGACGATGATTTAATCCGCGATGAAATCATGAAAAAGCAGATGGAATGCACGATTCAAGAACATTTGAAAAAAGAGAAGCGTTTAAATCCGAAAGGAATTAAGGTTTTATCGTTGTTTTTTATTGATAAAGTGGCGAATTATCGTGAAAACGGCAAATTTGCGCGTTGGTTTGCGGAAATTTACGAGCGCGAAACAGGCGAAAGCGCGGACGGTGTGCATGACGGCTATTTTTCGCAAGACAAAGGCAAGGACAAAGACACCAACGGCAGCAGCAAAGCCGATGAAGCTACTTATGATTTGATTATGAAAGATAAGGAAAAATTGTTGTCGTTTGACAGCAAATTGCGCTTTATTTTTTCGCATTCCGCTTTAAAAGAAGGTTGGGACAATCCGAATGTGTTTCAAATCTGTACGCTCAACGAAACGCGTTCGCCGATTAAAAAACGGCAGGAAATCGGGCGCGGTTTGCGTTTGGCGGTCAATCAACAAGGCGAGCGCGTGCGCGATGACGGCGTGAATATTTTGACCGTGATTCCGAATGAAAGCTATGAAAGTTTCGCCGCCAATCTGCAAAAAGAGTATGAAGATGAATGCGGTATCCAATTTGGTAACGGTGGCGCGAAAAAGGCAAGCGACAGAACCCGGCAGACGTATCGCAAAGGTTTTACGCTAGACCCTGAATTTTTGGCAATTTGGCAGAAATTGTGTTGCAAAACTTATTATAAAGTGATGTTTGAACGCGAAGATTTGATTCAGGCAGCCTTCGAATCGGTTCGCAAAATGCCCCCCATTCAAAAAACGCAATTAGTTGTGCAAAAAGCCAAAATCAATCAAACGCAAACAGACGGCATTTGGGGCGAAGAGATTGATTCGCAAAATCATGCGCTGGAAAATGATTGGGAAATGCCCGATGTGTTGCACGAAATCCAACGCAAAACGCAACTCACGCGCCAAACGATTTTTGAGATTATCCAAAAATCCGAGCGGATTGATGAATTAGCCAATAATCCGCAGCGTTTTATTGATTTGGTCAGTGAGAAAATTTTGCTGGCATTGCATAGTTTGATGATTGACGGCATTCAGTATTTCAGGCAGCCTGAAAAAGATGAAACGGCATACACGCAAAGTTTGGCACGTTGGTGCGATTTGGAAGAAAATGGCGCGGAATTTTTTAAAAATGAGCATACTTTCGCCATTGGAAATGCCGATAAAACGATTTTTTCGGATTATATTTCGCTGGATTCCGGCACAGAAAACACGTTTGCCCGACAGTGTGAAAGCCATGAAGATGTGCGTTTGTATTTCAAATTGCCCGGTTGGTTTAAAATCCCTACGCCGATTGGCCATCACAATCCCGATTGGGCGATTGTGATGAATCATCACGACAAAGTTTACTTTGTTGCCGAAACCAAAAACACAGGCAAAGGCATTCAAGATGGTGTGGATTTGGATAAATTGTATTTGAAAGAACAGCAAAAAATTGCGTGCGCGAAAAAGCATTTTGCCGTGTTTGACGGGGTAAACTATCGTGTGGTGGAAAAGCTAAGTGAATTGTGA
- the coaBC gene encoding bifunctional phosphopantothenoylcysteine decarboxylase/phosphopantothenate--cysteine ligase CoaBC, with product MSKHILLGISGGIAAYKSCELVRLLKKQGHNVTVAMSRAAAEFISPLTFQALSGNPVLTDTHNGESGGNGMAHINLTREADVFLIAPATANTLAKIANGIADNLLTNLAAARKCPLAVAPAMNVEMWFNPANQRNIRQLISDGITVFQPNSGEQACGETGVGRMPEAVELADLIPDLWSSKALAGKKILMTAGATFEAIDPVRGITNISSGQMGIALARACRAAGAEVTLIYGQIQTALPAGLHHIQQAVSAEAMYRAVHQQIQQQDAFISVAAVADYKVKNSSEQKLKKDGSGQAPIIELTENPDILASVAALPHPPFCVGFAAESENVLEYARTKRLRKNIPMIVANQVSQAMGKATNQITIIDDGQETTFPESSKQQAAEAIVKRLAELI from the coding sequence ATGAGCAAACATATTCTACTGGGTATCAGCGGCGGCATTGCGGCTTATAAATCTTGCGAGCTGGTGCGTCTTTTGAAAAAACAGGGTCATAACGTGACTGTGGCCATGAGCCGTGCGGCGGCAGAATTTATTTCCCCACTTACTTTTCAGGCTTTAAGTGGCAATCCTGTGTTGACCGATACCCATAACGGGGAATCGGGCGGCAACGGCATGGCGCATATTAATTTAACGCGTGAAGCGGATGTATTTTTAATTGCACCTGCTACGGCCAACACTTTAGCCAAAATCGCCAACGGGATTGCCGATAATTTACTAACTAATTTGGCTGCGGCGCGCAAATGCCCTTTGGCCGTCGCGCCGGCGATGAATGTGGAAATGTGGTTTAACCCTGCCAATCAGCGCAATATCCGCCAACTGATTTCAGACGGCATTACCGTCTTCCAACCCAATAGCGGCGAACAGGCTTGCGGCGAAACCGGTGTCGGACGCATGCCGGAAGCAGTAGAGCTGGCTGATTTAATCCCCGATTTATGGTCATCCAAAGCCCTTGCCGGCAAAAAAATCCTGATGACTGCGGGTGCAACTTTTGAAGCCATCGATCCCGTTCGCGGAATTACCAATATTTCCAGCGGGCAAATGGGCATAGCATTGGCACGTGCTTGCCGCGCAGCCGGTGCAGAAGTCACCTTAATCTACGGTCAAATTCAGACGGCATTGCCTGCCGGTTTGCACCATATCCAGCAGGCAGTCAGCGCAGAAGCCATGTATCGAGCCGTTCATCAACAGATTCAGCAACAGGATGCCTTTATTTCCGTTGCCGCTGTGGCCGACTATAAAGTCAAAAACAGCAGTGAGCAAAAATTGAAAAAAGACGGCAGCGGCCAAGCACCGATTATCGAGCTTACCGAAAATCCCGATATTCTTGCTTCGGTGGCTGCGCTACCTCATCCGCCATTTTGTGTCGGTTTCGCCGCCGAAAGTGAAAACGTATTGGAATATGCCCGCACCAAACGCCTACGTAAAAACATTCCGATGATTGTTGCCAACCAAGTATCGCAAGCGATGGGCAAAGCCACCAATCAGATTACGATTATTGATGACGGACAAGAAACCACGTTCCCCGAAAGCAGCAAACAGCAGGCTGCCGAAGCGATTGTGAAGCGATTGGCTGAACTGATTTAA
- a CDS encoding ComEA family DNA-binding protein: MKKIIFYALTTLVASVSAAAVNVNTASESELTALPGVGPAKAKAIVEYRKQHGSFKTLDELKNVKGIGEGIFSKLKNEATVAAPAKKAAQPAVKK; encoded by the coding sequence ATGAAGAAAATCATCTTCTACGCACTGACCACTTTAGTTGCTTCTGTCTCTGCTGCCGCAGTGAATGTCAACACCGCCTCCGAAAGCGAACTGACGGCACTGCCGGGTGTAGGCCCTGCCAAAGCCAAAGCGATTGTAGAGTATCGCAAACAGCATGGTAGCTTTAAGACCTTGGACGAACTGAAAAACGTCAAAGGCATTGGTGAAGGAATCTTCTCGAAATTAAAGAATGAAGCCACTGTCGCTGCGCCGGCTAAGAAAGCTGCTCAGCCTGCTGTTAAGAAGTAG
- a CDS encoding IS5-like element IS1301 family transposase (programmed frameshift), with amino-acid sequence MARTAITDNIWEQLQTTMKAHGCHQWKNDRTVMEAILWKLRTGAPWRDIPIELGSWKTAYNRFNRWSKKGLWQKFFFDLRKEIDKEWVFIDGSYVRCHQHASGARRGFDRAIGQSRGGNTTKIHLCVDSHGNPLDFKVTGGNVHDSQVANDLIEVIQEAQYFIADKGYDSQEIRDKAIEHGMKAIIPKRKNAKKPNPDFDSYLYKLRHLVENAFARLKQFRSIATRYEKLARNFKSMLYLACSIIHAKLN; translated from the exons ATGGCGAGAACTGCAATAACTGACAACATATGGGAACAATTACAAACAACCATGAAAGCGCACGGCTGTCATCAATGGAAGAACGACCGTACCGTGATGGAAGCCATACTATGGAAGCTAAGAACAGGTGCACCATGGCGAGACATACCTATTGAGCTAGGGTCATGGAAAACCGCTTATAACCGCTTTAACCGATGGTCTAAAAAAGGCTTGTGGCAGA AATTTTTTTTTGATCTACGAAAAGAAATTGACAAAGAATGGGTATTCATCGACGGAAGTTATGTACGGTGTCATCAACATGCAAGTGGAGCTCGGCGTGGTTTCGATAGAGCAATTGGACAAAGCCGTGGCGGAAACACGACAAAAATACACCTATGTGTGGACTCGCATGGAAATCCGCTCGATTTTAAAGTCACTGGGGGTAACGTGCACGACAGTCAAGTTGCAAACGACTTGATAGAAGTCATACAAGAAGCCCAGTATTTTATCGCTGACAAAGGGTATGACTCGCAAGAAATCAGAGATAAAGCGATAGAACACGGTATGAAAGCTATTATACCAAAGCGTAAAAATGCCAAGAAACCTAACCCTGATTTTGATAGCTACCTTTATAAATTACGCCACTTAGTCGAGAATGCATTTGCACGATTAAAGCAGTTTCGTAGTATTGCTACTCGCTATGAGAAATTAGCTCGTAATTTTAAATCGATGCTTTACTTGGCTTGCTCTATTATTCATGCTAAGTTAAATTGA
- a CDS encoding outer membrane protein assembly factor BamD, which yields MKKILLLVSLSLALSACANKGTIDKDAQITQDWSVEQLYAEAQDELNSNNYTRAIKLYELLESRFPNGRYAQQSQLDTAYAYYKDDEPEKALAAIDRFQRHHPQHPNMDYALYLKGLVLFNEDQSFLNKLASQDWSDRDPKANRDAYHAFAQLVERYPNSKYAPDATARMTKLVDALGGNEIAVARYYMKRGAYLAAINRAQKIVQQYQNTRYVEESLAMMELAYKKLEKPQLAQDTRRILQQNFPESPFLTHEWRNGDMPWWRYWK from the coding sequence ATGAAAAAAATTCTTTTATTAGTTTCTTTAAGTTTGGCGCTCAGCGCATGTGCCAATAAAGGCACCATCGATAAAGACGCTCAAATTACTCAGGATTGGAGTGTGGAACAGCTTTATGCTGAAGCACAGGATGAATTGAACAGCAACAATTATACGCGAGCCATCAAGTTATATGAACTGCTGGAATCACGTTTCCCTAATGGCCGCTACGCGCAGCAATCGCAATTGGATACGGCCTACGCATACTATAAAGACGACGAACCGGAAAAAGCCTTGGCCGCTATCGACCGCTTCCAGCGCCATCACCCGCAACATCCGAACATGGATTATGCCTTATATTTAAAAGGCTTGGTATTGTTTAATGAAGATCAGTCTTTCTTAAATAAATTAGCCTCGCAAGACTGGTCCGACCGTGACCCTAAAGCCAACCGCGATGCCTATCATGCTTTTGCCCAATTGGTAGAACGCTACCCGAACAGTAAATATGCACCGGATGCCACAGCACGCATGACTAAATTGGTTGATGCATTGGGCGGTAACGAAATTGCTGTTGCCCGATACTACATGAAGCGAGGCGCATACCTTGCAGCCATTAACCGCGCGCAAAAAATCGTTCAGCAGTATCAAAACACACGTTACGTCGAAGAATCATTAGCCATGATGGAACTGGCTTATAAAAAACTGGAAAAACCGCAATTGGCTCAAGATACCCGCCGTATTTTGCAACAGAACTTTCCAGAAAGTCCGTTCTTAACCCATGAATGGCGCAATGGCGATATGCCTTGGTGGCGTTATTGGAAATAA
- the rluD gene encoding 23S rRNA pseudouridine(1911/1915/1917) synthase RluD, translating into MQNTSFDNEADYSDDLDFAAVPEAESCVKLTVPVEMAGLRLDAALAKLMPDYSRSRLTTWIKDGDVMVNDKPAQPKAKMIGGEFITVTVRPSEENLAFTPETMDLDIVYEDDTVIVINKPAGLVVHPAAGNWTGTLLNGLLAHCPELSQVPRAGIVHRLDKETSGLMVVAKNLPAQTSLVQQLQARTVKRIYRAVANGVVPFDGKIDTLIGRDPHNRLKMAVVKYGGKPAVTHVKVLERYLSHSYIECALETGRTHQIRVHMREANHPLAADPVYGNPRHPCSEGVKEAVKALGARQALHAYRLSFVHPKTNETVSFEAPLPDDIYHLLSVLRLEAGLDSSLSHEEEWQDKLDSDDDDDWNEDDYDVEVVYVRE; encoded by the coding sequence ATGCAGAATACTTCCTTTGATAATGAAGCTGATTATAGCGATGATTTAGACTTTGCGGCAGTCCCTGAAGCAGAAAGTTGTGTTAAATTGACCGTTCCTGTCGAGATGGCCGGATTGCGTTTGGATGCGGCACTGGCCAAACTCATGCCCGATTATTCGCGCAGCCGCCTGACCACTTGGATTAAAGACGGCGATGTCATGGTAAACGACAAACCTGCCCAGCCGAAAGCAAAAATGATTGGCGGAGAGTTTATCACAGTTACCGTGCGTCCGAGCGAAGAAAATCTGGCGTTTACGCCTGAAACGATGGATTTGGATATTGTTTACGAAGACGATACCGTGATTGTTATCAACAAACCTGCCGGGCTGGTGGTGCATCCCGCTGCGGGTAACTGGACAGGCACGTTATTAAACGGCTTACTCGCACATTGCCCGGAACTAAGCCAAGTACCGCGTGCGGGGATTGTGCATCGTTTGGACAAAGAAACCAGCGGTTTGATGGTGGTGGCGAAAAATTTACCGGCGCAAACTTCTTTGGTGCAGCAGCTTCAAGCGCGTACGGTGAAACGCATTTACCGTGCCGTAGCCAACGGTGTGGTGCCGTTTGACGGTAAAATCGACACTTTAATCGGCCGCGATCCGCATAATCGCTTGAAAATGGCGGTGGTGAAATATGGCGGTAAACCTGCTGTGACTCATGTGAAAGTGCTGGAACGCTATTTGTCGCACAGCTATATCGAATGCGCTTTGGAAACCGGCCGCACCCATCAAATCCGCGTGCACATGCGCGAAGCCAATCACCCGTTGGCGGCGGATCCGGTTTACGGCAACCCACGCCATCCGTGCAGCGAAGGCGTGAAAGAAGCGGTGAAGGCTTTGGGCGCGCGCCAAGCCTTGCATGCTTACCGTTTGAGCTTTGTTCATCCGAAAACCAATGAAACGGTGTCGTTTGAAGCGCCGTTGCCGGATGATATTTACCATCTGCTTTCAGTATTGCGTTTGGAAGCCGGTTTGGATTCATCGTTGAGCCATGAAGAAGAATGGCAAGACAAGCTCGATAGTGATGATGACGATGATTGGAACGAAGACGATTACGATGTTGAAGTCGTTTATGTACGAGAATAA
- the pgeF gene encoding peptidoglycan editing factor PgeF: MKTLSETLGIKAQSKTFLTADWPAPANVKTLITTRNGGVSEAPFHSLNIGAHVGDNPEHVARNREIVQNQIGLPVAYLNQIHSDIVVNATDALATLIDADASVDTTGKAACASMTADCLPVLFCDKAGTVVAAAHAGWRGLAGGVLQNTVCAMQVAPLEIMAYLGPAIGPEAFEVGQDVFDAFTAQMPAAESAFESIGGGKYLADMYALARMVLQREGVSMIYGGEHCTVLERDSFFSYRRDGQTGRMVSVIWLDNEV; encoded by the coding sequence ATGAAAACCTTAAGCGAAACCTTGGGCATTAAAGCGCAAAGCAAAACTTTCCTGACTGCTGATTGGCCTGCGCCTGCCAATGTGAAAACCTTAATCACCACGCGCAACGGTGGGGTGAGTGAAGCGCCGTTTCACAGCCTGAATATCGGCGCGCATGTCGGCGATAACCCCGAGCATGTGGCGCGCAACCGCGAAATCGTGCAAAACCAAATCGGTTTGCCCGTTGCCTACCTCAATCAAATCCACAGCGATATTGTGGTGAACGCCACTGATGCGCTGGCAACGCTTATCGATGCCGATGCCAGCGTCGATACCACCGGCAAAGCCGCTTGTGCCAGCATGACCGCCGATTGCCTGCCGGTTTTGTTTTGCGATAAAGCAGGGACGGTTGTGGCTGCGGCACATGCCGGTTGGCGTGGTTTGGCGGGTGGTGTGCTTCAAAATACCGTGTGCGCCATGCAGGTAGCACCTTTAGAAATCATGGCCTACTTGGGGCCGGCGATTGGGCCGGAAGCTTTTGAAGTGGGGCAGGACGTGTTTGATGCGTTTACCGCACAAATGCCCGCTGCCGAAAGCGCATTTGAATCCATCGGCGGTGGCAAATATCTGGCCGATATGTATGCTTTGGCGCGAATGGTGCTGCAGCGCGAGGGCGTAAGTATGATTTACGGCGGCGAACATTGCACCGTATTGGAGCGTGACAGCTTTTTCTCCTACCGCCGCGACGGGCAGACCGGCCGTATGGTGAGCGTGATTTGGCTGGATAATGAAGTATAA
- a CDS encoding LPS-assembly lipoprotein LptE: protein MKKIILTAAVLLLASCGFHLKGTAGTSQPLPYQNWYVNGGALQQALENSLRRSDGRPVGMDQAQMTVNVTHIETRRDIYTITRAADINEYLLMLRVDAQATRNGEPVGEPMSVMVHRTMDYADSEVLGKAEEEQNIWSEMRTDAADQIVRRLTFLKATQ from the coding sequence ATGAAAAAAATCATCCTGACCGCCGCTGTATTACTGCTGGCTTCCTGCGGTTTCCATTTGAAAGGCACGGCCGGCACCTCGCAGCCGCTGCCCTATCAAAACTGGTATGTTAACGGCGGCGCATTGCAACAGGCTTTGGAAAATTCTCTGCGCCGTTCAGACGGCCGTCCGGTCGGTATGGATCAGGCACAAATGACGGTGAATGTGACCCACATTGAAACACGCCGCGATATTTACACCATCACCCGTGCAGCCGATATCAACGAATACCTGCTGATGCTGCGCGTGGATGCACAAGCGACCCGCAACGGCGAGCCGGTGGGCGAACCGATGAGCGTGATGGTACACCGCACCATGGATTACGCCGACAGCGAAGTGTTGGGTAAAGCCGAAGAAGAACAAAACATCTGGTCGGAAATGCGCACCGATGCTGCCGACCAAATCGTGCGCCGCCTGACCTTTTTGAAAGCGACGCAGTAA
- the holA gene encoding DNA polymerase III subunit delta: protein MAAMNIEQLSADMPLKPLYVIHGEEDLLRIEALDTLRAAARQQGYLNREVHTAETNFDWNEWLQSAGSMGLFADLKLLELHIPNGKPGKNGGEALQHFAQQLPEDTVTVIMLPKLEKAQTQAKWFGALAANGVMLEAKAVGAAVLPAWIRGRLKKWGLEIENDALALFAERVEGNLLAAKQEIDKLALLHPKGHLLNMADAEAAVANVARFDVFQLAGAWMKGDAQRVARLLDGLEADGEEPVLLLWAVAEDIRTLIRLTAALKQGQNIQSLRNSLRLWGEKQTLAPMAANRIPISRLLDALQTCAKIDRMIKGAEEGDAWTEFKQLVMGLAV, encoded by the coding sequence ATGGCGGCGATGAATATCGAGCAGCTCAGTGCCGATATGCCGCTCAAGCCCCTGTATGTTATTCACGGCGAAGAAGATTTATTGCGGATTGAAGCACTTGATACCTTGCGTGCAGCCGCACGGCAGCAGGGCTATCTCAACCGCGAAGTGCATACCGCCGAAACTAATTTTGATTGGAATGAGTGGCTGCAATCGGCGGGCAGCATGGGTTTGTTTGCCGATTTGAAACTGCTCGAATTGCACATTCCCAACGGCAAACCGGGCAAAAACGGCGGTGAAGCGCTGCAGCATTTTGCCCAACAGTTACCCGAAGATACCGTCACCGTCATCATGTTGCCCAAGCTGGAAAAAGCGCAAACGCAAGCCAAATGGTTTGGCGCGCTGGCAGCAAACGGTGTGATGCTGGAAGCCAAAGCGGTGGGTGCGGCAGTCTTACCAGCATGGATTCGAGGCCGTCTGAAGAAATGGGGCTTGGAAATTGAAAACGATGCGTTGGCTTTGTTTGCCGAACGCGTTGAGGGCAATCTACTGGCTGCCAAGCAGGAAATCGACAAGCTGGCCTTGCTGCACCCCAAAGGCCATCTGCTGAACATGGCCGATGCCGAAGCGGCAGTGGCCAATGTGGCGCGATTTGATGTGTTCCAACTGGCCGGCGCGTGGATGAAGGGCGATGCGCAACGGGTGGCGCGTTTGCTTGACGGGTTGGAAGCCGATGGCGAAGAACCGGTGTTGCTGCTGTGGGCGGTGGCCGAAGACATCCGCACGCTGATTCGACTGACCGCTGCGTTAAAACAAGGGCAGAATATCCAATCGCTGCGCAACAGCCTGCGCCTGTGGGGCGAAAAACAAACGCTGGCACCGATGGCCGCCAACCGTATTCCCATCAGCCGACTATTAGACGCGCTGCAAACCTGTGCCAAAATCGACCGCATGATTAAAGGGGCAGAAGAAGGCGATGCGTGGACGGAATTCAAACAATTAGTGATGGGTTTGGCGGTGTAA